In Bacteriovorax stolpii, a single genomic region encodes these proteins:
- the obgE gene encoding GTPase ObgE: MRFIDEVRITAISGHGGPGAVTFRREKSIPFGGPDGGDGGRGGSVIFIADEGINTLIDFRGKKVFKAEDGEPGAGRQLNGADGVDQVLRVPVGTIVRNADTGAVIADLKKHGEEVVIAEGGNGGRGNINFKSSVNQAPRIAQPGLPGVELVLDLELKLLADLALVGLPNAGKSTLISSISAARPKIADYPFTTLEPNLGVVTLGERSFVVADIPGLIEDASIGKGLGTKFLKHIERTSALVHLVDVSWCLDEYEAFEQYVTVRTELEKYSEDLALKREIVCLTKIDAMTEEEIKKFQDFFEEQLDKKVLPISGVSGRNIDQLKALMIKCIDMAKATEKEKRGKNLDGIHAIDEE; encoded by the coding sequence ATGCGTTTTATAGACGAAGTACGAATTACTGCAATTTCAGGCCACGGAGGCCCTGGGGCCGTTACTTTTCGAAGAGAAAAGTCGATTCCATTTGGTGGACCAGATGGTGGAGACGGAGGCCGCGGAGGCTCAGTTATCTTTATTGCAGATGAAGGAATCAATACACTGATTGATTTCCGTGGAAAGAAAGTCTTTAAGGCTGAAGATGGTGAACCTGGTGCCGGAAGACAGTTAAACGGTGCTGATGGAGTTGACCAAGTCCTTCGCGTTCCAGTTGGAACAATCGTAAGAAATGCTGATACAGGCGCAGTTATCGCCGATTTAAAGAAACATGGTGAAGAAGTTGTTATCGCTGAAGGTGGTAACGGTGGGCGCGGAAATATTAATTTTAAATCATCTGTTAACCAGGCCCCACGTATTGCTCAACCAGGTCTTCCTGGAGTTGAGTTAGTCCTTGATCTTGAGCTTAAGCTTCTTGCTGACCTTGCTCTTGTAGGACTTCCGAATGCTGGTAAGTCGACGCTTATTTCGTCGATCTCTGCCGCAAGACCAAAAATTGCAGACTACCCTTTTACAACACTTGAACCAAACCTTGGAGTTGTCACTCTAGGCGAGAGATCATTTGTTGTCGCAGATATCCCGGGACTCATTGAAGATGCCAGCATCGGAAAAGGTCTAGGGACAAAATTCTTAAAGCACATCGAAAGAACATCAGCACTGGTTCACCTGGTGGATGTTTCATGGTGTCTTGATGAATACGAAGCCTTTGAGCAATATGTAACTGTGCGCACTGAGCTTGAAAAATACAGTGAAGACCTAGCTCTAAAGCGCGAGATCGTATGTCTGACTAAGATCGATGCGATGACTGAAGAAGAAATTAAAAAATTCCAGGACTTCTTTGAAGAACAACTGGATAAAAAAGTATTACCAATCTCTGGGGTTTCTGGACGCAACATTGACCAGCTAAAAGCGTTGATGATCAAGTGTATCGACATGGCCAAAGCAACAGAGAAAGAAAAGCGTGGGAAAAACCTAGACGGTATCCATGCGATTGATGAGGAATAA
- a CDS encoding helix-turn-helix domain-containing protein has product MTEENNTPENGIETTPVQETPVHVEPKLTIGQLIKKSREDKGLSLKVISQQTKIHIGLLESLEADEFEKLPSKAYVRGFVKSTSKILGINQEMALELLDTAYAKSAPQMHHPVPNQEMKTEAARNTLSAITTTPLETVKSVTASSTVFLAKSAVVILIVGIVGFNVKNFLEKSSEESEVKLPEVLSTLHKKKAPAPKPVAKVEPVEPKKEEPIQVNLIQDKNPKPAEVTVNDINLSTISIAEKQFAEEKMEKEQYDELLPAKYRIQPTKGQETVFINASEGDSWLTYKVDDKEIKKFVLRQGRTLFLRGSLIRLFVGNTRSLKVFYNNKPVNLTAGAKGGVKNIVLPEEMKTKYMAPLFVFQDDGSVLTSDEYLKVNQKKTPTPPPAPAAEAPRTDGRKVNNI; this is encoded by the coding sequence ATGACGGAAGAAAACAATACACCTGAAAATGGAATCGAAACAACGCCAGTACAAGAAACACCTGTACACGTTGAACCAAAGTTAACGATCGGACAACTGATCAAAAAAAGCAGAGAAGACAAAGGACTTAGTTTAAAAGTCATCTCTCAACAAACGAAAATCCACATTGGACTACTTGAAAGCCTGGAAGCTGACGAATTTGAAAAACTTCCAAGCAAAGCTTATGTTCGCGGTTTCGTAAAATCGACATCAAAAATCCTGGGCATCAACCAAGAGATGGCCCTTGAGCTTCTTGATACTGCTTACGCAAAAAGTGCCCCTCAAATGCACCACCCAGTTCCCAACCAGGAAATGAAAACAGAAGCTGCAAGAAACACTCTTTCGGCCATCACGACAACTCCACTGGAAACAGTAAAATCAGTAACAGCTTCTTCAACAGTTTTTCTGGCGAAGTCAGCAGTCGTTATCCTGATTGTAGGGATCGTTGGATTTAACGTTAAAAACTTCCTGGAAAAATCTTCTGAAGAGTCAGAAGTTAAACTTCCTGAAGTTCTCTCTACTCTTCATAAGAAAAAAGCACCAGCGCCTAAGCCGGTCGCTAAAGTTGAACCAGTTGAGCCTAAAAAAGAAGAGCCGATTCAGGTTAACTTAATTCAGGATAAAAACCCGAAGCCAGCTGAAGTGACTGTTAACGATATCAATCTTTCAACGATCTCTATTGCTGAAAAACAATTCGCTGAAGAAAAAATGGAAAAAGAGCAATACGATGAACTTCTTCCTGCGAAATACCGTATCCAACCGACAAAAGGCCAGGAAACGGTTTTCATCAATGCCAGCGAAGGCGATTCTTGGCTAACATACAAAGTTGATGACAAAGAAATTAAAAAATTTGTTTTACGCCAGGGAAGAACTCTTTTCCTTAGAGGTTCTTTAATTCGTCTGTTTGTTGGAAACACTCGTTCGTTAAAAGTTTTCTACAACAACAAGCCTGTGAATCTAACCGCTGGAGCAAAAGGCGGTGTGAAGAACATCGTTCTTCCGGAAGAAATGAAAACGAAGTACATGGCACCACTCTTTGTTTTCCAGGATGACGGCTCTGTTTTAACCAGTGATGAATACTTAAAGGTTAACCAGAAGAAAACGCCAACTCCTCCACCTGCACCAGCAGCAGAGGCCCCAAGAACAGACGGACGCAAAGTTAATAATATTTAA
- the lgt gene encoding prolipoprotein diacylglyceryl transferase: MGSHYVHNLDPVILDLGSLQIRWYGLMYVVGFIIAGVLLKKLVKDNFFKVEEAKIDSLITTMIVCMFIGARFAYVFIYNWDYYADHMMELLAVWKGGLSFHGALAGLCVGGYIFGRQNKLTWFEVMDSIALAGAQGLFFGRMGNFINGELYGRPTTSWVGIIFPNGGGLAPRHPSQLYEAVLEGIVLSIILWMMKSKVKVYGMISAAFIAVYGIFRFIVEFYREPDTQLGYYFGFLTMGQILCFLMIIVGVGVGIYAKKRNVTI, translated from the coding sequence ATGGGCTCTCATTACGTTCACAATCTTGATCCAGTCATTTTAGATCTAGGAAGTTTGCAGATCCGTTGGTATGGATTGATGTATGTTGTCGGTTTTATCATCGCCGGCGTTCTGTTAAAAAAATTAGTCAAAGACAATTTCTTTAAAGTTGAAGAAGCAAAAATTGATTCACTGATTACCACGATGATCGTGTGTATGTTTATCGGTGCTCGCTTTGCTTACGTCTTCATTTATAACTGGGATTATTACGCTGATCACATGATGGAGCTTTTAGCAGTCTGGAAGGGCGGATTGAGCTTCCATGGAGCGCTAGCAGGTCTATGTGTTGGTGGGTATATCTTCGGAAGACAAAATAAGCTTACATGGTTTGAGGTTATGGACAGTATCGCACTGGCCGGAGCTCAAGGGTTATTCTTTGGAAGAATGGGGAACTTTATCAACGGAGAGTTGTATGGACGTCCGACAACTTCGTGGGTAGGGATCATCTTTCCAAATGGTGGAGGATTAGCCCCGAGACACCCATCGCAGCTTTATGAAGCAGTTCTGGAAGGGATCGTGCTTTCAATCATTCTTTGGATGATGAAATCCAAAGTAAAAGTATACGGGATGATCTCTGCGGCCTTTATCGCTGTCTATGGAATTTTCCGTTTTATTGTTGAATTCTACCGCGAACCAGATACCCAACTTGGATATTATTTTGGTTTTTTAACTATGGGTCAGATTCTTTGTTTCTTAATGATTATCGTAGGTGTGGGTGTAGGCATTTACGCGAAGAAAAGAAACGTTACCATTTAG
- a CDS encoding leucyl aminopeptidase family protein produces the protein MKINLSFAPTSAELNVYSCFNKTQEEKAAKTTKTSKKAPASKPKTEKVLVKPHWPEEVTEAFEHAVASKHYKGDVGETFALTLVNGQSAIILGLGDKNKVTKETLRRQIAHIYKAVSGRYEDMNLHLDGFLLKGEQEESLAAIVESLHMTSYVFDRHLSAKKTAKLQTINLVTSEKKTAQKKFEAAIAEASKIGESITVAKNFVNEAPNILNSETYAKEIEKDAKSLKNVKVKVLGVPELKKENMNMFLSVNAGSAYGARLVHLTYTPKKATSKTRHIALVGKGLTFDTGGYSLKPGASMMNMKFDMAGSATVYAAFRAAVLLELPVKISCYLGMTDNAVNEKATMPDSIVKARNGKTVEILNTDAEGRLVLGDVVNYACDSKPDALIDAATLTGAILVALGNEVCGLFSNDQKLADALLKSAKNSDEYMWQLPIIDEHKNDMKSVVADLKNIGGASFGGSAKGAAFIEAFIEPGISWAHLDIAGIGDSQGHLPYCSAKGASGLVIRTLVDYLRKQ, from the coding sequence ATGAAAATTAATTTAAGCTTCGCACCAACATCCGCTGAACTCAATGTTTATTCTTGTTTTAACAAGACACAGGAAGAAAAAGCGGCAAAAACAACAAAGACCTCTAAAAAAGCTCCGGCATCAAAGCCAAAGACTGAAAAAGTACTGGTAAAACCTCACTGGCCAGAAGAAGTTACTGAAGCTTTCGAGCACGCAGTAGCAAGCAAACACTACAAAGGTGATGTTGGAGAAACTTTTGCTCTGACTCTAGTAAACGGGCAAAGCGCAATCATTCTTGGTCTTGGTGATAAGAACAAAGTAACTAAAGAAACTCTAAGACGCCAAATCGCGCACATCTATAAAGCTGTGTCTGGAAGATATGAAGACATGAACCTTCACCTTGATGGATTCCTTCTAAAAGGTGAACAAGAAGAATCACTGGCCGCGATCGTTGAATCTCTTCACATGACTTCTTACGTTTTCGACCGCCACCTTTCGGCTAAGAAAACAGCTAAGCTTCAAACTATCAACCTGGTTACAAGCGAAAAGAAAACAGCTCAGAAGAAATTCGAAGCTGCTATCGCTGAAGCTTCTAAAATTGGTGAGTCTATCACTGTAGCTAAAAACTTCGTTAACGAAGCACCAAACATCCTTAACTCTGAAACATACGCAAAAGAAATCGAAAAAGACGCTAAGTCACTTAAGAACGTAAAAGTTAAAGTTCTTGGTGTTCCTGAACTTAAGAAAGAAAACATGAACATGTTCCTTTCAGTTAACGCTGGTTCAGCTTATGGAGCTCGCCTTGTTCACTTAACTTACACTCCGAAAAAAGCGACATCAAAAACTCGTCACATCGCTCTTGTAGGGAAAGGATTAACTTTCGATACAGGTGGATACTCATTAAAGCCAGGTGCTTCAATGATGAACATGAAATTCGACATGGCAGGATCAGCAACTGTATACGCTGCTTTCAGGGCCGCAGTTCTTCTAGAGCTTCCAGTAAAAATTTCTTGTTACCTGGGTATGACAGACAACGCTGTTAACGAAAAAGCAACTATGCCAGACTCAATCGTTAAAGCTCGTAACGGAAAGACTGTTGAAATCCTGAACACTGATGCTGAAGGACGCCTTGTTCTTGGTGACGTTGTTAACTACGCTTGTGACTCTAAACCAGACGCACTTATCGACGCTGCTACTTTAACAGGAGCAATCCTTGTTGCACTAGGAAACGAAGTTTGTGGTCTATTCTCAAACGACCAAAAACTTGCGGATGCTCTTTTAAAATCTGCTAAGAACTCTGATGAATATATGTGGCAACTACCAATCATTGATGAACACAAAAATGATATGAAATCAGTAGTAGCTGATCTTAAGAACATCGGTGGCGCAAGCTTCGGTGGATCTGCTAAAGGTGCTGCGTTCATTGAAGCTTTCATTGAACCAGGTATCTCATGGGCCCACTTAGATATCGCAGGTATCGGTGACTCTCAAGGACACCTACCATACTGTTCAGCCAAAGGAGCTTCAGGTCTAGTGATCAGAACTCTTGTTGATTACCTTCGTAAACAATAA
- the rsfS gene encoding ribosome silencing factor, with protein MNRDYISKEVAAIIEDKHFEAPLNAAMASAWIMGNFKGLNLKVLDLRKVSGIADFFVIGSASNPTQAGAMAEEISHQMRQNGFEALSREGLKTNTDWILLDYGDFIVHVFHEPSRTVYDLEHLYKNAIAVDIPESYYFSTPESERKGGSDDGRNYF; from the coding sequence ATGAATCGTGATTACATTTCAAAAGAAGTTGCTGCTATTATCGAAGACAAACACTTCGAAGCTCCATTAAATGCAGCGATGGCATCAGCTTGGATTATGGGAAACTTCAAAGGTCTAAACCTTAAGGTTTTAGATCTTCGCAAAGTTTCTGGGATCGCGGACTTTTTTGTCATCGGTTCAGCATCTAACCCTACTCAGGCAGGAGCGATGGCCGAAGAAATTTCTCACCAAATGAGACAAAATGGTTTCGAAGCTCTTTCTCGTGAAGGACTTAAAACAAATACAGACTGGATCCTTCTAGATTACGGCGATTTCATCGTTCACGTTTTCCATGAGCCATCAAGAACTGTTTACGATCTTGAACACTTATACAAAAACGCAATCGCTGTTGATATCCCTGAGTCGTACTACTTCTCTACTCCTGAAAGTGAGAGAAAAGGTGGAAGCGACGACGGACGCAACTACTTCTAG
- a CDS encoding LptF/LptG family permease: MLKVTTRYLAANFIPPFAIGFVFFVAFLITFYMFRIISLIVNKGVEIGTVLGMVSNLSVSFFPLATPLAVFFATIYTLNKLSEDSEIIAMRSFGITKFKIYLPFLLVSLLIGGMIFSLNSVYIPKANANFKNTILRLTSTGMLTSIKSGQFFTDIPNATLFAEDVSENGDNFDEVFLHLKDKSGTEQRIIFAKKGSLVKLYADEQQAPSLRLHLRDGNITKINGDGDQVEKVLFEQYDFPIFNADFVSSSLDKDSMKTNKELYKTIESRLRDYNYMMQTPAKNEDDTKIRKEAKKTIVKSQIEYYGRFITLPQIILFVLLGFALGIKKGRGGGSGNTIRAIVFLLGYYGLYFFLISLAQRGAIGAALASFSPSVLLLCISLYYFRKLDWVG; encoded by the coding sequence ATGTTAAAAGTAACCACCAGGTATTTAGCAGCAAATTTTATCCCTCCGTTCGCCATAGGCTTTGTGTTCTTTGTGGCGTTCTTGATTACCTTCTATATGTTTAGGATTATCTCTCTTATTGTGAATAAGGGAGTTGAAATCGGAACAGTCTTGGGGATGGTCTCTAATTTAAGTGTCTCGTTTTTTCCTCTTGCGACACCATTGGCCGTGTTTTTCGCGACTATCTACACTTTGAACAAGCTAAGCGAAGACTCTGAGATCATTGCTATGCGCTCGTTTGGGATCACAAAGTTTAAGATTTATCTTCCTTTCCTTCTGGTAAGTTTACTTATTGGGGGAATGATTTTCTCACTTAATAGTGTTTATATTCCTAAGGCCAACGCCAACTTTAAGAACACCATCCTACGCCTGACATCAACGGGGATGCTGACCAGTATTAAATCAGGACAATTCTTTACCGACATTCCAAATGCAACGCTGTTTGCTGAGGACGTGTCAGAGAATGGAGACAATTTTGATGAGGTCTTTCTTCACTTAAAAGATAAGTCGGGGACAGAGCAGAGAATCATCTTTGCTAAAAAGGGCTCGTTGGTAAAACTTTATGCCGATGAACAACAGGCCCCTAGCTTAAGGCTTCACCTGAGAGACGGTAACATTACCAAGATCAATGGCGACGGGGATCAGGTAGAGAAGGTGCTTTTTGAGCAGTATGATTTTCCAATCTTTAATGCTGATTTTGTCTCGAGCAGCTTAGATAAAGACAGTATGAAGACTAATAAAGAGTTATATAAGACTATCGAAAGCAGGCTGAGAGACTACAACTACATGATGCAGACTCCGGCCAAAAACGAAGACGACACAAAGATTAGGAAGGAAGCCAAAAAAACGATTGTGAAGTCTCAAATCGAATACTACGGACGTTTTATTACTCTTCCACAAATTATCCTTTTTGTGCTTTTAGGTTTTGCTTTAGGTATTAAAAAAGGAAGAGGCGGGGGAAGTGGAAACACGATCCGTGCTATTGTCTTTCTTCTTGGTTACTACGGACTTTATTTCTTTTTGATCAGCTTGGCACAAAGAGGAGCAATAGGTGCTGCTCTTGCGAGCTTTTCACCTAGTGTCCTCTTGTTATGTATCTCTCTTTATTATTTCCGAAAATTAGATTGGGTCGGGTAA
- the rpmA gene encoding 50S ribosomal protein L27, with amino-acid sequence MAHKKAAGSTANGRDSNPKMRGTKKYGGENVIPGNIIVRQKGTKLFPGTGVGMGRDFTIYALIPGKVKFSYYTKDKKLVSVVPA; translated from the coding sequence ATGGCACACAAAAAAGCCGCCGGGTCCACAGCTAACGGTAGGGATTCAAACCCAAAAATGCGTGGAACAAAAAAATACGGTGGAGAAAACGTTATCCCAGGTAACATCATCGTAAGACAAAAAGGGACAAAACTATTTCCAGGTACTGGAGTAGGTATGGGCCGTGATTTTACAATCTACGCTCTAATCCCAGGAAAAGTTAAGTTCTCTTACTACACTAAAGATAAAAAGTTAGTTTCTGTAGTTCCAGCTTAG
- a CDS encoding trypsin-like peptidase domain-containing protein: MKFLLTLATFALAQSAFAFPTAPFDALKTTIEHSEKSTQAETYDFEGIIKLNNCSGSLIRFQGQPTSSKAVVLTNGHCYSAGVFGGMMKPGEVIYNKTISRDMKIFNKDMKTFPVKATRVLYGTMTDTDIALYELSESYDSIMSKYKIEPFSLDTVRPFEGTNIDIVSGYWERGYSCAIDAFIFNLKEEGYTFKDSIRYTDGCATVGGTSGSPIISRGTRSVIAINNTANESGKKCTMNNPCEINEQGTITVLRDKKYGQQTYNIYSCLRPDFNIDLSIPGCVLPKPRN, encoded by the coding sequence ATGAAGTTTCTATTAACGCTGGCAACGTTCGCTCTTGCTCAATCTGCTTTTGCTTTTCCTACTGCTCCCTTTGATGCTCTAAAGACAACAATTGAACATTCAGAAAAATCAACTCAAGCTGAAACTTATGATTTCGAAGGAATCATTAAGCTTAACAACTGTTCAGGATCTTTAATTAGATTCCAGGGACAACCTACATCTTCTAAGGCCGTCGTTTTAACAAATGGCCACTGTTACTCTGCTGGAGTCTTTGGTGGAATGATGAAGCCAGGTGAAGTGATTTATAACAAAACTATTTCTCGCGATATGAAGATCTTCAATAAAGACATGAAGACATTTCCGGTTAAAGCTACTCGCGTGCTTTACGGAACAATGACTGATACTGATATTGCTCTTTATGAGCTTTCTGAGTCATACGATTCAATTATGTCTAAATATAAAATTGAGCCATTTAGCCTGGATACTGTACGACCATTTGAAGGAACGAATATTGATATCGTTTCTGGATACTGGGAACGTGGATATAGCTGTGCGATCGACGCTTTCATTTTCAACTTGAAAGAAGAAGGTTACACGTTTAAAGATTCAATCCGTTATACAGATGGATGTGCAACAGTTGGTGGAACTTCTGGTTCTCCAATTATCTCTCGCGGAACACGTTCAGTTATCGCTATCAACAATACAGCTAACGAAAGTGGGAAGAAGTGTACAATGAACAATCCTTGCGAAATCAATGAGCAAGGGACAATTACTGTTCTTCGTGATAAAAAGTACGGACAGCAGACTTATAACATTTACAGCTGTCTTCGCCCGGATTTCAACATCGACTTGAGTATTCCAGGGTGTGTACTTCCAAAACCAAGAAACTAA
- the rplU gene encoding 50S ribosomal protein L21, translating to MYAVAEIGGHQYKVQAGDLIDVEKLAKDAGSLIELDQVLFIGGDKPLVGAPTIGGAKITAKVIMHDRSRKLIVFKRKPGGYKRKNGHRQHFTALLITEINDGNGNVAKIDKASKNATKYLK from the coding sequence ATGTACGCAGTAGCAGAAATTGGTGGTCACCAGTACAAAGTTCAAGCAGGTGATCTAATTGACGTTGAGAAACTAGCAAAAGACGCTGGTTCACTAATTGAACTTGATCAAGTTCTTTTCATTGGTGGAGATAAGCCTCTTGTTGGTGCTCCAACAATCGGTGGTGCTAAAATTACAGCAAAAGTAATTATGCACGATCGTTCAAGAAAACTAATCGTTTTCAAGAGAAAACCAGGTGGATACAAAAGAAAGAACGGTCACAGACAACACTTCACAGCCCTTCTGATCACTGAGATCAACGACGGAAACGGAAATGTTGCTAAGATCGATAAAGCATCTAAGAATGCTACAAAATATTTAAAATAA
- a CDS encoding tRNA (cytidine(34)-2'-O)-methyltransferase, whose translation MSKFKIVLVAPEIPGNTGSIGRTTVALDLELILIKPLAFDIDEKAVRRAGLDYWKYVKLKVYENWEEFMEKEKPSADKMFLFSRFATKPIFDFKITKDSYLIFGSETKGLPAEVKDAFTSQLVTLPMNSEHIRSLNLANAATAAAYEALRQIDFVK comes from the coding sequence ATGTCTAAATTTAAGATCGTATTAGTTGCGCCTGAAATTCCCGGAAATACCGGGAGTATCGGGCGCACTACGGTCGCTCTCGACCTCGAACTCATCCTGATTAAACCACTCGCTTTCGATATCGATGAAAAGGCAGTCAGACGCGCAGGCCTTGACTACTGGAAGTACGTTAAGCTTAAAGTGTATGAGAACTGGGAAGAGTTTATGGAAAAAGAAAAGCCTAGTGCTGATAAAATGTTTCTTTTCTCTCGCTTTGCCACTAAACCTATTTTTGATTTTAAGATCACTAAAGACAGCTATCTTATTTTCGGATCAGAGACCAAAGGTCTCCCGGCCGAAGTTAAAGATGCCTTCACCTCTCAATTGGTCACTCTGCCAATGAATTCTGAACACATCAGGTCTCTCAACCTTGCCAATGCCGCCACGGCCGCAGCTTACGAAGCTCTAAGACAAATTGATTTCGTAAAATAA
- a CDS encoding lytic transglycosylase domain-containing protein, whose translation MKKDRLIQSASSKLSLLAAALIFTSCASTTQTPKATTSHVVTKDGFASESVREAYLRLKKTDYTEQDKKIDEEESAKIAKAQSKSMITGASTLDGLGNYKGKTYYLEGAEELNLENNYFDIPVVYNDQVKKWMDYFLNRGRPFFERYTERAGRYAPILGAILEEHGLPRDLIFLAMAESGFNNVAKSWAAAVGPWQFMPYTGRLYGLEQDWYRDERRDPIKATVAAARYLTKLYDDFGQWEVAAAAYNAGEGKLGRAIKKYKSEDFWHLTKGKYLKAETKNYVPKIMALAIIGKNLKSFGFDDVEFHEPLDFDEVTVPAATDLVKLSELMGVDFEEMQRLNPEVLRWFTPPNIAEYRLRLPPNTAEKFAECCAKANLVATNFQQYVVGGKKSMTLAQISKKFKIRKDYVIASLNNVSEGARFQPGDVVKLPFRDGELVSPSNNLYADLFEKPRREVLKKNSRAYRAKRYAARKKPMRYYTVKKGETLFTVAQKHGISVKRLIASNGDVLSKKSKKVNAGVKLVIK comes from the coding sequence ATGAAAAAAGACCGACTGATTCAATCTGCCTCTTCTAAATTATCTCTTCTTGCGGCCGCTCTTATCTTTACATCATGTGCATCTACGACTCAAACACCGAAAGCAACGACTTCTCATGTAGTCACAAAAGATGGCTTTGCCTCTGAAAGTGTGCGCGAAGCTTACCTGCGTTTGAAGAAAACGGATTACACTGAGCAAGATAAGAAAATCGACGAAGAAGAAAGTGCGAAGATTGCTAAAGCTCAATCAAAGTCAATGATCACTGGAGCTTCAACTCTGGATGGTCTTGGAAACTATAAGGGGAAAACTTATTATCTTGAAGGTGCAGAGGAGCTGAACCTTGAAAATAATTACTTTGATATCCCAGTTGTTTACAACGATCAGGTAAAGAAATGGATGGATTACTTCCTAAACAGAGGACGTCCTTTCTTTGAACGTTATACTGAAAGAGCGGGAAGATATGCGCCGATTCTGGGAGCTATCCTTGAAGAGCACGGCTTGCCCCGCGATCTTATTTTCTTAGCAATGGCCGAAAGTGGATTCAACAACGTAGCAAAATCTTGGGCGGCAGCTGTTGGTCCGTGGCAGTTCATGCCTTACACTGGAAGACTTTATGGTCTTGAACAAGATTGGTACCGCGACGAACGCCGCGACCCGATCAAGGCAACTGTTGCAGCGGCAAGATACCTAACAAAGCTTTACGATGATTTCGGACAATGGGAAGTTGCAGCTGCAGCTTACAACGCCGGAGAAGGGAAGCTTGGACGTGCGATTAAAAAGTACAAGTCTGAAGACTTCTGGCACTTAACGAAAGGAAAGTACCTAAAAGCTGAAACGAAAAACTACGTTCCAAAAATTATGGCCCTTGCGATCATCGGAAAAAACCTGAAGTCATTCGGATTTGATGATGTTGAATTCCATGAGCCACTGGATTTTGATGAAGTGACAGTTCCTGCGGCGACAGACTTAGTAAAACTCTCTGAGCTAATGGGAGTTGATTTCGAAGAAATGCAACGCCTGAACCCGGAAGTTCTTCGTTGGTTCACTCCCCCAAACATTGCAGAGTACCGTTTAAGACTTCCACCAAACACAGCTGAGAAATTCGCAGAATGTTGTGCAAAGGCAAACCTGGTTGCGACAAACTTCCAGCAGTATGTCGTAGGTGGGAAGAAGAGCATGACTCTTGCTCAGATTTCAAAGAAATTTAAAATTAGAAAAGATTATGTAATTGCGAGTCTGAACAATGTTTCAGAAGGCGCTCGTTTCCAGCCAGGAGATGTGGTTAAGCTTCCATTCAGAGATGGAGAGTTGGTAAGCCCGTCGAATAACCTTTATGCTGACTTATTTGAAAAACCTCGTCGTGAAGTTTTGAAAAAGAACAGCCGTGCTTACAGAGCAAAGAGGTACGCAGCTAGAAAAAAGCCTATGCGCTATTACACCGTAAAAAAGGGAGAAACACTGTTCACCGTAGCACAAAAACACGGAATATCAGTGAAGCGGTTAATAGCGTCGAACGGAGACGTCCTTAGCAAAAAATCGAAAAAAGTTAATGCAGGCGTAAAATTAGTTATCAAGTAA